A genomic segment from Nicotiana tabacum cultivar K326 chromosome 7, ASM71507v2, whole genome shotgun sequence encodes:
- the LOC142182698 gene encoding protein FANTASTIC FOUR 1-like has protein sequence MSTIVYQGTLQSCFESQIIETTTLKLKVPTPSTIEFGRGPFLIENNTENLKEKCQNKPSSTTTTTSNLDLGGGWSSIQTLSNISKEEGSIYVHPLSKRSSYSSRLSAKSLELCTESLGSETGSCDIMDSSIFSSSFSYSTIENSPSSTAKVDHKNMAAESSSSSSSTWSRNCNNKSRSKKKNSCTKFPPPLTTIRGSNSLQFRPHREDGRLIIKAVESPLTHNYLQAERSNGRLRLCFYKDGISNFEENEVTENDMFEKEEEMEEEKLEEEEEKEEESDVYNNVKWDIDGNNFEVEGEMGMEKCQSWLSRCKEGGQGNKVFCDWRKPLWVATS, from the coding sequence ATGTCAACCATAGTATATCAAGGTACTCTGCAGTCATGTTTTGAATCCCAAATCATTGAAACAACTACCTTAAAGCTCAAGGTGCCAACCCCATCTACTATAGAATTTGGTAGAGGACCTTTTTTGATAGAAAACAATACAGAAAATCTTAAAGAAAAATGCCAAAACAAGCCCTCCTCTACAACAACTACTACTAGTAATCTTGATTTGGGTGGTGGTTGGAGTTCTATTCAAACTCTTTCCAACATTTCTAAAGAAGAAGGCAGCATTTATGTGCACCCTTTATCCAAACGATCTTCATATTCATCTCGACTTAGTGCAAAAAGCCTTGAATTATGCACTGAAAGTCTTGGAAGTGAAACTGGAAGTTGTGATATCATGGACAGCAGCATTTTCTCCTCCTCATTTTCTTATTCAACAATTGAAAATTCACCatcttcaacagcaaaagttgaccATAAGAATATGGCAGCTGagtcatcgtcatcatcatcatccacgTGGTCAAGAAACTGTAATAATAAAAGTCGTAGTAAGAAGAAGAATTCTTGCACCAAATTTCCACCTCCTTTGACAACAATAAGGGGTTCGAATTCTCTACAATTTAGACCCCACCGCGAAGATGGTAGGTTGATAATTAAAGCTGTTGAATCCCCACTTACACATAATTATCTTCAAGCTGAAAGAAGCAATGGCCGACTTAGGCTCTGCTTTTACAAAGATGGAATTTccaattttgaagaaaatgaagtaACTGAAAATGACAtgtttgaaaaagaagaagaaatggaggaagaaaaattagaagaagaggaagagaaagaagaagaaagtgacGTGTACAATAATGTAAAATGGGATATAGATGGAAATAATTTTGAAGTTGAGGGTGAAATGGGAATGGAGAAATGTCAAAGCTGGCTAAGTAGGTGCAAGGAAGGTGGCCAAGGCAACAAGGTTTTTTGTGATTGGAGGAAACCCTTATGGGTGGCTACTTCCTAA
- the LOC142162107 gene encoding uncharacterized protein LOC142162107 — protein sequence MKKIETICKTFLWTGGTYASKRALLSWDKVCPPKTAGGFHVLDIQIWNKAAICKLLWNLCRKKDKLWVRWIHLYYGKKQEVWDIKPRNASWIVQKIIKAKRYIEVVGVSMKEVAEWNYFSIKKCYNGMRGQLLTRSRLHAWGVAEEVNCPLCNEVEETIDHLLFKCRIAGGIWNKLLQWHGITRTSMEGQREIQWAEGKATGNNAHAQVYRLTLACAMYHIWNERNIRVFQEQQKTVEVIVSQIVQEITIRGSKNIKTEKRIAEIDYYM from the exons atgaaaaagatagaaacaATCTGCAAAACCTTCCTATGGACTGGAGGAACATATGCTTCAAAAAGAGCTTTGTTATCATGGGACAAAGTGTGCCCCCCGAAGACAGCAGGTGGATTCCATGTACTAGACATACAAATATGGAACAAAGCTGCAATTTGCAAGCTATTATGGAATCTGTGTAGGAAGAAGGACAAGTTATGGGTTCGTTGGATCCATCTATATTACGGGAAGAAGCAAGAAGTATGGGATATCAAACCAAGGAATGCATCATGGATAGTTCAGAAAATAATTAAAGCAAAGAGGTATATAGAAGTAGTAGGAGTCAGCATGAAGGAAGTGGCAGAATGGAACTACTTCTCTATCAAGAAGTGCTATAATGGCATGCGAGGGCA GCTCCTTACAAGAAGCAGACTACACGCATGGGGGGTTGCAGAAGAAGTAAACTGTCCTTTGTGCAATGAAGTAGAAGAGACTATAGATCATCTGTTGTTTAAGTGCCGAATTGCTGGAGGTATATGGAACAAGTTGCTACAGTGGCATGGAATAACAAGAACTTCGATGGAAGGGCAAAGGGAGATACAATGGGCTGAAGGCAAAGCAACTGGAAATAATGCACATGCTCAAGTTTATAGACTGACTTTGGCGTGTGCAATGTACCACATATGGAATGAAAGGAACATAAGAGTATTTCAAGAACAGCAGAAAACAGTGGAAGTGATAGTGAGTCAAATTGTACAAGAAATAACAATTAGAGGATCAAAGAATATCAAGACAGAGAAGAGAATAGCAGAAATAGATTATTATATGTAG